Part of the Streptomyces sp. NBC_01460 genome, GGGGCGCCTGAAGATCGCCCCGGCCGCCCGGTTAGTCTCGATGTCATGAAACGCAGCGTGCTGACCCGCTATCGGGTGATGGCCTACGTCACCGCCGTCATGTTGATGATCCTGTGCGTGTGCATGGTCTTCAAGTACGGATTCGACACCGGTGAGGGTCTGACCCTCGTCGTCTCGCAGCTCCACGGTGTCCTGTTCATCATCTACCTGGTCTTCGCCTTCGACCTCGGCTCCAAGGCGAAGTGGCCGATCGGCAAGCTGCTCTGGGTGCTCGTCTCGGGCACGATCCCGACCGCCGCGTTCTTCGTCGAGCGGAAGGTCGTCCGCGAGATCGAGCCGCTGGTCGCCGAGGGCTCCCCGCAG contains:
- a CDS encoding DUF3817 domain-containing protein, with translation MKRSVLTRYRVMAYVTAVMLMILCVCMVFKYGFDTGEGLTLVVSQLHGVLFIIYLVFAFDLGSKAKWPIGKLLWVLVSGTIPTAAFFVERKVVREIEPLVAEGSPQAVKA